AAGGCCATTGATTCTGTCGCCACAGTTGTTCGTTTGAAGGAgctgaaaagaattttttttgttggttttaccTGCTTGTTTTCTGAATATCTGCCAAAATGGGAAGATTGATCGCGTATGTCAAGAAGTTATTATATTTCACAAAACTATTTATACATTTAACTTTCCCTAGCTAACTTTATAGTATCTACGACTTCTACCTTTGGTAATTATTTCTCAACTATCAACCGCGCGTTGCTCGAACTTCTAATTTTAAATCTTTCGGAGACCCGGAAATTCCAATGTTTTTGGAACAAATTTGCGAGTGATTTTGTAATTATGCTTGCGGAAGACATCTGCGTTTGCCTTTGTTTGCAACACAATGTGACCGTCCGTCATTCATTATGCTCGCGGAACATATCCGCATGTGACTTTGTTGGCAAACATGATCGAAACAATGAAACCGCCGGTTAGTTGACAAACACCTGATGGCAGAAAACAAAACATAATGTGACTGTCCGTCACTTTGGATTTCCGCATGATAATCGCTGGCCATTATGTGGAATAACTAAATTCGCTTAAACATTTTCCCGCTTGAAAAATCCCTAAGCTGACGTGAGGCACTCCTGAGGCCAAACTCTCCTTAGTAAGTTGAGTCTGTTGTAGATCAAGTCCATAATTGGCGTTAATGGTTTCATAATTTACAGTTTTACTTATGGATCAACTTCCTAGCTTACTTGTAATACTCCAACATATATATTTATTCCAATAATGCATATTGGAATTTaggaaatcgattttgaaatttctttaaaagttATATCTTctatccatttataagaaattttatgtagtttccgaaaattgaataaaatcatTAGCTGATTGAAGAAGccggaaattgtgatttttttggaaaattaaagTTTTTTGACACCATTCACGATAGAAGACAATTAAAATTTGAACCGTAATGAACGGAACACCCTGTATATACAAACATATATCTATGTTATTAGTCATTACTTGCTTACTCTGGCTATTGCTacgattgttattatggaaATATTAAACCAATTTGTACAGTGCATGCTAATTTCTCATATTGTCTTGAATACTGGTTTCTCCTCTTTCGGCGAGTTAATTGAGAACCTGCAAAAATTTCttctaaaaaataaagtaaaacttTTTGTTggaattacatttttttttttttcatttgatgaTGAAATCTAATGAGAATGATCTTTTTCTAGGAAAACTAAGTGTTGAAAATTACGAACTATCATTGCGTAGACCTATCAGACGTCGATGCTCCACAATATATACTGTGGAACAGGCAATTCCATCTGTAGATTTGGTGGTAGCAATGGTTTCCCACCAACTCCCTGGTCTTTTATCCTCGCAGGATAAGTGACTCACGAAACTAGAGCACTTTTTCTGAGTTCGTCACCGCTTTCTCTTAACCAAAATAATAATCCGTAAGTCTCATCTGCGTCTTTTGGGGACACCACCTGAATCCATCGCTTCGTGATTTGAAGATCCGCCCTCATTGCTCTCCCCAAAGGAAGCGAGAGAAGACCGTGCTGAATCAAAATGCGTCGGTGTCGGAGGGTACATTGAAGGACTGTTGCGGATGGTTTCCCAAGGATACTCTGCAGTTTGGAAGTTTTCATGCATTAAATTCACAACCGATACCAtatttacggttttgtgtaaacacaaccttgttaaaatcggtttactgtctatctgcccgtcacacgcatttttctcggatacggttgcagctattgacaccaaatttggtagaaaggttggaactgtgaacgctcacgcatatagtatgttacatccttttacgttgaatttaaggaggggtccccgtacgtgcaaaagggaggtgttaattttttttcatcaaatatagccatgtggtgtatcaaattaaaggcctcggttagtacttttcgaagccggtcttagtttcgacatttgttggaaaggtgaggagtgcgggggttgaaagtagtcatttctttaacggactcattctcagaaactgcttaatggaaaaatctgaaaaatgtcaAGAGACTACCACTGTACGatgcctaggccccaaaatactctccataccgatacctgttcaaataaagttaataatagtacattactataatgtttattacttggcaggaaaaccccccttaaggtcctcctagaatcacgaaatatgttatgtaggctacaacatagagcattatcctaccaaatttggtgaaaatctcactattactaacaaagttataataggtcaaagctgtcgcttttgtgcaaattcaagactttgaatgtcaatatcacctgaaagtggatattttcacgtaacttatgcatatattatatgctaggtactaatgggacaaatacacactgaagtctctttataaaagaaatatacaaaacctttcatacctaaaacgtCTAGCATccggttttccgatttgtttaaggttttgtgtgaaacaaaaccttattagaatcgaatcggtgtctgtctgtccgtctgttggtCACACCCGATTAATTCGGAAACGACttgactgattgtcacgaaaattggtgagactgtttgatctgctgttccctttacatgcggcaagtggcgccattttgtgttgagtttaagggggaactccccatacatttgaatggagggtgcaaaattttttttcataaagtgTGGCCatgtgaaatgaaaggtctcaattagtacttttcaaaactggttccatattttatattaggtgaaacataggggagtgagggctcaaaatatgacccacaaaaagtgcaacagctctcgttctcagaacctatccaaccgaaaaatctgaaaaaaaccacaatggtgcatctccaCGAagtctaggcctgaaaatatatacatccggttccgatatctacacaaataaagttaataatagtatatttccacattttgggaATTCACCCGGCaaccctccttatgttcatctcatttgacatgggtgtaagggataacataatgcacaattggtcaagtttgaagaaaatccaagtattattaacaaagttatagggggtgaaactttgccatttttgtgtatttcgtgcATTCTCCAACCTGTATAACGTCataatcacatatcaattcatcaataccacaacgaaatgagttcttatgaaaggggttgcaaagaattattttgttttagttttttagtcacttctatatgaatatcaattactccaaccagacatatgtgtatgtagatatatagtatatgcgtgctaatgaagtttccgggtagtgtctaattcagatacatatatttgtacatgaaaccagccgtatttaatttACGTACTATATGTGGCTCGATTTATCCACATCTTCCAGTACATCCGGATGATTGGCAGTGCATGTAGCCAAGGGCAATATACCTTTTTCCTGTTCCGGATAATTACTTTAGCGTTCTCCAAAGTTGGCGCACCACACAACAATCGTAAATATAGAACGCGCcatttcatttcatcatcaGGACCATTATCCGCTGCTACATGATGAAATGTCCTTATTGCTCGCCAAGGAGCACAATCTACCCTAAGCGACAGCcttcaaaaaatattctccTTTTGGCTCCTTAGGCAGCAGAATTTATGGATACATTTTGATTATATCCTCAGAAAAGACGTATTTCAAATTCCGGCTTGGAGTGACGATATTAAAAATATGAGTTTGAAAGTTCGGACCATGTGATATACCTTGGTTGAGACTAACACCATTGGAGCGGGGAAATCAGGATTATTTGCACCAGCTCCAGTTCCACTGACAAGCGCAATCGCCAATTCCCTTTGAGACGGTGTAGACCATGTGGTAATTCACTGAAATTTTCGTGGTATCGGAATTCAAACATGGCGATGAATGTGATCTCCCGCTCACGGCAATCAGTAATCTTTACGGTCGTCGATCTTCATCCAGGTCTTAGGATCCCCCTACTATAAGTTTGGGAGATAATTCACAATAAAAATAAGTAATGGTCTCTTTTAAGATCCATGCCGGAGCCAGCACCTGCTATTGTCCAcatctaaagaaaaaaaagaaaacttaatATATTATGGTTTGATCGATTTAATCtaagatacatatatgtacatacatataaataacGTAAATACTGTGtccaataaacaaacattgcataTTACCGCATTGATAAGTTGATCTAACGCAAATTCACGCATtttcactttactccgtgcacaaaagcacgtATGTAAATCAAAAACCGCTCGTAACCAGGTACACATATTTCTATTATATCGGTTATTACCTTATTACTtcgatcttctataactttgttgcgcTCTTGAAACTTATTAACACAAAGTGGCGCCGTAGGCCCccgagtaaatcaggtgtgataGACATACATTGATTCTATTTGcatagggttttgtttcacacaaaaccttaaaaaaaagtacTATTGATACCTTCCTTCATAATTATTACAATCAATATTCCACACATTCAGTCTCACCTTTTTTTTAATACATATCCTTTTGCAGGCTGTTAATATGTTCGGCGACAAGCGAAGTAGAGAGAATGAAGAAAGATTGGCAAAGGAACTGGAACTACAAAAAATTCATATTAAGAAGGAAGATGTAGAACTTATAGTAAGATCCTTTTTCCCCGTTATCTTGATTTAATGGTTTCCTTTTCAGGTGTCGGAAATGCTTATTTCGAAGCCCCAAGCAGAAAAAATTTTGCGTGAACACAGTGGGGACGTAGTGGCGGCTTTACAGGAGCTAACAAATTAACCTAATAATAACATACTTCGGTTAACATTCATTACACCCTTAATAGAAAGGCATAGTATTTgtatgaaaaatcaaaattcacttattttgcaatgaaaacaaaatacaACAATTTTTATGTGTAGAAATTTAATTGTAACAATTGCGCACTAGAAATGGATATCTTCTTGTCTTGTGTGTTTCCTGCTTTTATTTTCAGTAAACACAATCTCTGAATTAAACAACCtcccagtatttttttttttaaatttctatacTGGCTTCATACGTTTCTATTTTCTGGTAGTATTTCTGCTAATAATATATTCATTAAGGCGAATATGAAAAGAAAAGGTTTCTCAGTGATAGTAACACTGTAGTAAAAATTCTTTACTTGCTCCTCTGGTTTATTTCCAAAGTATTCATTAAGATACTGTACAGACATGGTATCATAAATACAGAGATTTTAATCTTAATCATAGAACATTATACCAGGTCTCTTCTTTAGAAGGTATCGAAGTGCTTATCGgccggccaacacttagaaacATAGATGGCAACAGGGCGAACGACACCACGATAAGTTcttgatttgaaacgttcgttgatacatcgatcaccaGTTGTGCGACacaatttcatccaggttgcgctaatgcgtgaagcaatttcgtaacgcagttcaccattgactgATAGGATTGATAGGCGAAGGGCTGGCTATACGAAAATTTACAGAACAGTTCACCATTGACTGATAGGATTGATAGGCGAAGGGGGCTGGCTATACGAAAATTTACAGAGCCCGTTGCATCGGAAATTTTACCTGGCAGTGGTTGGATTGTTGTCAGTGAAGCACTAGCCGAAAATCAGAAGGCCTACTGGAAGACTAATACGTGGGCCGGCTGTCAAAGCAgtcaaattttcattaaaaaaaactgaTTTCTTATGCGGCTGCATAATATTCAGCAACTGCAGAACAAATATTGCCAGAAGGCTAGTTGGAAGACAAGGGGTTGTCAAAAAGCTTAAACTTGCAGAAAACACGTAAAATTTGCATGCGAATCCGAATACCCCCTCCCCCTATATCTAACAATTGTGGAATAGTGGAACACTATTCCATCCATTTGAATTTGAGCCCAAAACTTTAGCGTGGACATCAactggaaataataataatcgttggtgcaacaattcatattggatcaggaccttgaagtgtgttagagcacttcattcaatacgctaacggcacactacagtagactgtaagagacatggtcagcattgcgctcgcccgagattattaccctgatttgactcagctactcattcacagctgagtcgactgacatccgacgtcaaatcacgatacaaatccctctgccaccagcgagatttgaaccgcgaccttccgtacgacagctttgtgctataaccactcagctatccggacactggaaCTGGAAATGAGTATGAATTTTTGTAGTACTAAggcttgtgtccggatagctgagtggttagagcacgaggctgccatacggaaggtcacggttcaaatctcactggtagctgtgggatttgtattataatttgacgtcggataccagacgtctcaactgtgaatgagtacctgagtcaaatcggtaataatctcgagcgagggcaatgctgatgATCGACGAATTTCGGCGGTAAAAGCGATAACGGGCTCCGTCGCGGATCACTGTCAGGCCGGTACTGTACTGGCTGTCGTATTATTGGAATCGGTGGTGGGGAACCAGCGAACAAGGCGGTGTTGTGAGATTTCACCTAGCCTCACACTTTGCAACGTTACAGCTTTGAGAGCCTTTTTTTTGAAACAACTCTCGTTGACTCTAGCAACATTGGAAAATGGGACGCATGTTCCGTTGCTGAACGATTGACTCACTACTTGGCTACCTTTCTTGCAGAAATTACTCACAATCCTGAATGTTCcacatttgtttttttcggatGATTCGTAACTTCTGGACCAGATTCTCAGTGCTCTGCCTCCTTTGATCCACCAAGCAGCGTACTGAGATTATCCTGACCCTAATTAAGGCTGTTGGGAGAACTGTACTGGAGTAAGCTAAGGCGGGCGAATTTTCGGCATGGTGTGCTCTTTTCCACAGAAGCCTTCTCTGTCCGATCTGGTGGGAGTGGGGCATCGTTTCATACTGCCTATGATAAACTTTACATTTGAGATATTTTAGCCTGGGCAAGCCATCTTTCGATATTTGTGTGAACCACAGAAAATGCATAATTGGCAGTGACGCTgtatttcaattttgtttgaaCTCTGCATCAATTTTGGACATTGCAGAATGCATATGAACCATGCCAAGCGCTTCTTCCTGTCCTCAGTGGCCTTTGCCACTAGGGTAATTTCCCTATGCGATTTATTTTTTCCATAGACGCCAGATATTTTGGTGAACCA
The window above is part of the Hermetia illucens chromosome 3, iHerIll2.2.curated.20191125, whole genome shotgun sequence genome. Proteins encoded here:
- the LOC119652477 gene encoding huntingtin-interacting protein K isoform X1 — translated: MSGSGDTNGSEEIQDKKQKKVTKHDGGAADLERVTDYAEEKEISSADMSSAVNMFGDKRSRENEERLAKELELQKIHIKKEDVELIVSEMLISKPQAEKILREHSGDVVAALQELTN
- the LOC119652477 gene encoding huntingtin-interacting protein K isoform X2 → MSGSGDTNGSEEIQDKKQKKVTKHDGGAADLERVTDYAEEKEISSADMSSAVNMFGDKRSRENEERLAKELELQKIHIKKEDVSEMLISKPQAEKILREHSGDVVAALQELTN